One region of Desulfitobacterium chlororespirans DSM 11544 genomic DNA includes:
- a CDS encoding DUF2680 domain-containing protein, whose protein sequence is MLKKFAVSLLTLAFLTFGAGAAFGATTTAPDPAKLAEIKALHQQMVELKVQMIDKKVEAGILEKEKAEKIKDAIKERQKKVEEDLANGKVDFGKKHHKDRDNKPKGDSKETPDAKSSSSLRLTQ, encoded by the coding sequence TTGTTGAAGAAGTTCGCGGTAAGTTTATTGACCCTCGCCTTCCTTACCTTTGGCGCCGGAGCAGCTTTTGGGGCAACCACTACGGCACCGGATCCTGCCAAGCTGGCAGAAATCAAAGCTCTCCATCAACAAATGGTCGAGCTTAAGGTGCAAATGATCGATAAGAAAGTGGAAGCCGGAATCCTGGAGAAGGAAAAGGCTGAAAAGATCAAAGATGCGATTAAAGAACGGCAAAAGAAAGTAGAAGAGGACCTGGCCAACGGCAAGGTCGATTTTGGGAAAAAGCATCATAAAGATCGCGACAACAAACCCAAGGGCGATTCAAAAGAAACACCCGACGCAAAATCTTCATCGAGCCTGCGCCTTACCCAATGA
- the fabZ gene encoding 3-hydroxyacyl-ACP dehydratase FabZ has translation MLESQEIQKIIPHRYPFLLVDRILELEDGKRGVGLKNVSGNEPFFQGHFPGYPVMPGVLIMEALAQVGAVILLKMPEYAGHIALFAGLEDVRFRRQVIPGDQLRLEVELLKLKRGLGVAQGKAYVGGNLAAEGTLKFAVGPKLED, from the coding sequence ATGTTAGAAAGTCAAGAGATTCAAAAAATAATACCCCACCGCTACCCCTTTTTGCTGGTGGATAGGATTCTGGAGTTGGAAGATGGCAAACGGGGGGTGGGCTTGAAGAATGTTTCCGGCAACGAGCCTTTCTTCCAGGGGCATTTTCCCGGCTATCCAGTCATGCCCGGTGTGCTGATTATGGAAGCTCTGGCCCAGGTAGGGGCTGTGATCCTTTTGAAAATGCCGGAATACGCAGGACATATTGCCCTTTTTGCCGGGCTGGAAGACGTACGGTTCCGCCGGCAGGTGATCCCCGGCGACCAGCTTCGGCTGGAAGTTGAGTTATTAAAACTCAAGCGGGGGCTTGGTGTGGCACAAGGAAAAGCCTATGTAGGGGGAAATTTAGCTGCCGAGGGCACCTTAAAGTTTGCTGTCGGTCCTAAATTAGAGGATTAA
- a CDS encoding glycosyltransferase, translated as MPTHKILQLIGGGEIGGAEQHVLTLLQGIDKAAFSVTSGCLIDGPFARSTEEKGIPTLRFPMKHALDLFPLPKLMADIRQEKFSLIHTHGSRANLLGRLAGSCLKLPVVSTVHSSLKQDYLSPAAACLALALDRLTLPLTSGIITVSEALAEEVAHRGGQRIRTIYNGIPPLPQLATSEQRAELRESFRRTWGIPKDALVLGTIARLHPTKGLHTLLEAAHILRPQFPHLHILIIGDGPLHRELDEQAEAWGLPHTFTGYLPDAYQALPAMDIFILPSVSEGMGLVLLEAMQAHLPLVATAVGGIPELIRPSLDGLLIPPGQPAELAGSCRTLLQSPDLAQSYIDSGAQRWQDFSVQEMLRQTENFYKEILKGS; from the coding sequence GTGCCAACCCATAAAATTTTACAATTAATCGGCGGCGGCGAAATCGGCGGCGCCGAACAGCATGTCCTGACCTTGCTGCAAGGGATCGATAAGGCTGCCTTTTCCGTAACCTCAGGCTGCTTAATTGATGGACCTTTTGCCCGCTCCACTGAAGAGAAAGGCATTCCTACCTTGCGTTTTCCCATGAAGCACGCTCTGGATTTATTCCCTTTGCCAAAACTTATGGCCGATATACGTCAGGAAAAGTTCTCTCTCATCCATACCCACGGCTCCCGGGCCAATCTTTTGGGGAGACTGGCCGGAAGTTGCTTGAAACTACCTGTGGTCAGTACGGTCCACAGTTCCCTAAAGCAGGATTATCTTTCACCTGCGGCAGCCTGCTTAGCCCTGGCCTTAGATCGGCTGACCCTGCCCTTAACCTCCGGAATTATCACTGTTTCCGAAGCCTTGGCTGAAGAAGTGGCCCACCGTGGCGGGCAAAGGATTCGCACCATCTATAATGGCATCCCTCCCCTGCCTCAGCTGGCCACCAGTGAGCAGCGGGCGGAGTTGCGGGAAAGCTTCCGCCGGACATGGGGAATACCCAAGGATGCCCTGGTTCTCGGTACTATCGCCCGGCTGCATCCCACCAAAGGGCTTCACACACTTTTGGAAGCTGCTCATATCTTACGCCCCCAGTTTCCTCATCTCCATATTCTGATCATTGGAGACGGACCTTTGCATAGGGAGCTTGACGAACAGGCTGAAGCTTGGGGGCTGCCCCACACTTTTACAGGATATCTCCCTGACGCCTATCAAGCCCTCCCCGCTATGGATATTTTTATTCTCCCTTCCGTAAGCGAAGGCATGGGCCTTGTTCTTCTTGAGGCCATGCAAGCTCATCTGCCTCTTGTCGCCACTGCTGTAGGAGGGATACCGGAACTGATTCGCCCTTCTCTGGATGGCCTTTTGATTCCTCCGGGACAACCGGCGGAACTTGCCGGGTCCTGCCGCACCCTTCTCCAGAGCCCTGATCTCGCCCAATCTTACATAGACTCCGGCGCTCAGCGCTGGCAGGACTTCAGCGTTCAGGAAATGCTCAGACAAACTGAGAACTTTTATAAAGAAATATTAAAAGGAAGCTGA
- a CDS encoding anti-sigma factor domain-containing protein — protein MSQIKAVVLEKHKNSITVLTGDGAFQTLKYKGDAEVGEEIQLPIQSRATFWRIGASAAAVVLLALMGIFGWNAWQPRTAVAMISLDINPSLQLTVDQKGEVLELESLNSEAEQLVTGLALKGKSWGEALNEIIQKSVALNYLNEEENWVVVGYSSSATDQKEPPAKVSVINTEAITKQVQQAVHEQGLKSTVAVYELTSEQKKQAQETGLTLGEYALADTAQKAGIKVEPKDLKAKEERTRLLETPEIQEQMRKDKLIIEAMSNKTNQGEGKDKKEGYAKSKWYNLDREKNNQKNTKEQPRNGISTPKPSQDSNRSTNKDNNKDSNKNSNKDRSKDKDKDRDYGSGTKGKGTDKGDDLEKGEDNRSDNQGNSGRNNDQNTDKEKRGQKKGAPDSDQKQSPKQDEPAEKAGKKDNQDTKQNSNRKTEGDSRNSSQNKWSFGNFLRMNYSQRT, from the coding sequence ATGAGCCAAATTAAGGCTGTTGTCTTAGAGAAACATAAGAATTCCATTACCGTATTAACGGGGGATGGTGCTTTTCAAACCTTAAAGTACAAAGGGGATGCGGAGGTCGGGGAGGAAATTCAATTGCCGATCCAAAGCAGAGCCACCTTTTGGCGAATAGGGGCAAGTGCCGCTGCGGTAGTTCTGCTGGCATTGATGGGGATTTTCGGATGGAATGCCTGGCAGCCAAGGACCGCAGTGGCCATGATTTCTCTGGATATTAACCCCAGCCTTCAGCTTACCGTGGATCAAAAGGGAGAAGTTCTGGAGCTGGAATCCCTGAATTCCGAGGCTGAACAGCTGGTCACCGGACTAGCCCTTAAAGGAAAGTCATGGGGAGAGGCCTTGAATGAAATTATTCAAAAGTCGGTGGCCTTAAATTATTTGAACGAAGAAGAAAACTGGGTTGTCGTAGGATATTCATCTTCGGCAACGGACCAAAAGGAGCCCCCTGCTAAAGTCAGTGTGATTAATACTGAAGCCATAACCAAACAGGTTCAACAGGCTGTGCATGAGCAAGGGCTTAAATCTACCGTAGCGGTCTATGAGTTGACCTCTGAGCAAAAAAAGCAAGCCCAAGAGACGGGGCTCACCTTAGGAGAGTACGCTTTAGCGGATACCGCTCAGAAGGCAGGTATTAAGGTAGAGCCTAAGGATTTAAAAGCGAAGGAAGAGCGAACCCGTTTATTGGAAACTCCGGAAATTCAGGAGCAGATGCGTAAAGATAAGCTCATCATTGAAGCCATGAGTAATAAAACCAATCAGGGTGAGGGCAAGGATAAAAAGGAAGGCTACGCCAAAAGTAAGTGGTACAACCTGGACAGAGAGAAAAATAATCAAAAAAATACCAAGGAACAGCCCAGAAACGGCATAAGCACTCCAAAGCCTTCCCAGGACAGCAATAGGAGCACCAATAAAGATAACAATAAGGACAGCAACAAGAACAGCAATAAAGATAGGAGTAAAGATAAGGACAAAGATAGGGATTACGGTTCCGGCACGAAAGGGAAGGGAACCGACAAAGGGGATGACCTGGAAAAAGGCGAAGACAATAGGTCTGATAATCAAGGGAACAGCGGCCGCAATAATGATCAAAATACCGACAAAGAAAAGCGCGGGCAGAAAAAAGGGGCTCCCGACTCTGATCAGAAGCAAAGCCCAAAGCAGGATGAACCAGCAGAAAAGGCCGGTAAGAAAGATAATCAGGATACTAAACAAAACAGCAATCGCAAAACTGAAGGGGACTCTCGAAATAGCTCCCAGAATAAATGGAGTTTTGGGAACTTCTTGAGAATGAACTATAGTCAACGTACTTAA
- the sigI gene encoding RNA polymerase sigma factor SigI, translated as MPEWEFKWSWEKITLDPQAREDFLQESQPFIRHVSIQTCHRTLEWGRDEELSEALIAFNESIEHYEEERGVPFLAYARLLIKRRLIDYYRKQRLREALPMDQDEVGQAVDIHVGIKEFRERQQNQERAAEIQEFSLALKKYGLSFQVLAEVCPKHRDSRETLLGVARTLALSPELWQQVEKTGKLPMQALTLKTKVHPKVLERGRKYILAVALLIANQHDYIYLREYVLPDERRAEG; from the coding sequence ATGCCTGAATGGGAATTCAAATGGTCCTGGGAGAAGATAACACTCGACCCACAGGCCAGAGAGGACTTTTTACAGGAGTCTCAGCCTTTTATTCGTCATGTTTCCATTCAGACGTGTCACCGCACCTTAGAATGGGGTAGAGATGAAGAATTATCCGAGGCTTTAATCGCCTTTAATGAATCTATTGAACATTATGAAGAAGAACGAGGCGTGCCTTTTTTAGCCTATGCCCGGCTCCTGATTAAACGTCGGCTCATCGATTATTACCGAAAGCAGCGTTTGCGGGAAGCCTTGCCTATGGACCAGGATGAGGTAGGGCAGGCTGTTGATATTCATGTAGGAATTAAGGAATTTCGTGAACGTCAACAAAATCAGGAAAGAGCGGCTGAGATTCAGGAATTTTCTTTAGCCCTGAAAAAATATGGGCTATCCTTTCAAGTCCTGGCTGAAGTGTGCCCCAAACACCGGGATAGCCGGGAAACCCTGCTCGGGGTGGCCCGAACCCTGGCGCTGTCCCCGGAATTATGGCAGCAAGTGGAAAAGACAGGCAAACTCCCTATGCAAGCCCTGACCTTGAAGACCAAAGTTCACCCCAAAGTACTGGAACGGGGGCGGAAATATATTCTGGCGGTAGCCTTATTGATCGCTAATCAACATGATTATATCTACTTAAGGGAATATGTACTCCCGGATGAAAGGAGGGCTGAAGGATGA
- a CDS encoding WecB/TagA/CpsF family glycosyltransferase, whose product MRADILGVKVDRESMAETVLKIQKAVEAQKPIQVVTANPELIYATGRDVRLKQLINSAEIVTPDGVGVVWAAKRLGHPVAERVTGIDLVEALFPIAAEQSWGIFFLGSQPGVAEKAAQKAAEKHPGFRWQAAHGYFSREEEPALLEQIREFKPDLLLIGLGAPRQEFWMFSHLDLNTVSIGVGGSFDALAGINKRAPQWIRNIRLEWLYRLFKQPSRLKRQLVLPRFAWKVICSGKEQKRTRKVR is encoded by the coding sequence ATGAGAGCAGATATACTTGGCGTAAAAGTGGACCGGGAGTCGATGGCGGAAACCGTCCTTAAAATCCAAAAAGCAGTAGAGGCTCAAAAGCCTATTCAAGTGGTTACAGCTAACCCGGAGTTGATCTATGCCACGGGAAGGGACGTCCGCCTTAAGCAGCTGATTAATTCGGCTGAGATTGTTACCCCGGATGGGGTGGGTGTGGTCTGGGCGGCCAAGCGCCTGGGCCATCCGGTGGCTGAGCGGGTGACAGGGATTGACTTAGTTGAAGCTCTTTTCCCCATAGCAGCTGAGCAATCTTGGGGGATCTTTTTTCTGGGCAGCCAGCCCGGTGTTGCTGAAAAAGCAGCTCAGAAAGCTGCAGAAAAGCACCCCGGTTTCCGGTGGCAAGCAGCCCACGGCTATTTCAGCCGCGAAGAAGAGCCGGCTCTGCTGGAGCAAATCCGTGAATTTAAGCCGGATCTTCTTCTGATTGGTTTGGGAGCACCCCGTCAGGAGTTTTGGATGTTTTCCCACCTTGATTTAAACACGGTCAGCATTGGTGTAGGGGGCAGCTTTGATGCGCTGGCCGGAATCAACAAAAGAGCTCCCCAGTGGATTCGCAATATCCGTCTGGAGTGGCTCTATCGTTTGTTTAAGCAGCCCTCCCGTCTGAAACGTCAACTGGTTCTCCCTCGCTTCGCCTGGAAGGTCATATGCTCCGGTAAGGAGCAAAAGAGAACCCGGAAAGTAAGATAG
- a CDS encoding rod shape-determining protein — protein sequence MFGIDLGIDLGTASVLVFAKGKGIILHEPSVLAIDKNTNKRIAVGEEARMMLGRTPGNIVAVRPMRDGVIADYQTTEIMLKYFLEKAGARRWPLFKTRVVVCIPSGVTDVEERAVKQAAYQAGAKQVKVIEEPYAAALGAGLDISGPTGNMIVDIGGGTSDVAVLSLEGIVTKRSLRVGGDKFDEAIIRHIRREYNLMIGERTAEEVKIAVGAAIPEGRPDHAEIDVRGRDLVTGLPKTINVNSKECYLALEENVEAIVGAVKEVLERTPPELSADILSKGIVMTGGGALVYGFDTRISRETGLPVTLAEDPISCVALGTGKVLDQSF from the coding sequence ATGTTTGGTATTGACTTAGGAATTGATTTAGGAACGGCCAGTGTGCTGGTCTTCGCCAAAGGAAAAGGAATTATTCTTCATGAGCCTTCGGTTCTTGCGATCGATAAAAACACGAACAAAAGGATCGCCGTTGGGGAAGAGGCCAGGATGATGCTGGGGAGAACACCGGGAAATATTGTGGCTGTTCGTCCGATGCGGGATGGTGTCATTGCTGATTATCAAACCACAGAAATCATGCTTAAATACTTTTTGGAAAAGGCGGGGGCCCGGCGTTGGCCTTTGTTTAAGACCCGGGTGGTGGTCTGTATCCCCTCAGGAGTTACCGATGTTGAAGAGCGGGCAGTAAAGCAAGCCGCTTACCAAGCCGGAGCTAAACAGGTCAAAGTCATTGAAGAGCCCTATGCGGCAGCCTTGGGAGCGGGATTGGACATCTCCGGACCTACAGGCAATATGATCGTGGATATCGGTGGGGGAACGTCGGATGTGGCCGTTCTTTCCCTGGAAGGGATCGTCACCAAGCGCAGTTTACGGGTCGGTGGTGATAAATTTGATGAAGCCATCATCCGCCATATTCGGCGTGAATATAACCTGATGATTGGGGAGCGGACAGCGGAAGAGGTAAAGATTGCTGTAGGTGCAGCTATTCCCGAGGGCCGGCCTGATCATGCTGAAATTGATGTGCGGGGAAGGGATTTGGTCACAGGTCTCCCCAAAACCATTAATGTCAACTCCAAAGAGTGTTATCTTGCTCTGGAAGAAAATGTGGAAGCCATCGTGGGGGCGGTGAAAGAAGTACTGGAACGGACTCCGCCTGAGCTTTCTGCTGATATCCTAAGCAAAGGAATCGTCATGACCGGAGGCGGAGCCCTGGTCTACGGGTTTGATACCCGGATTTCCAGGGAGACCGGTCTGCCGGTAACTCTGGCTGAAGATCCTATCTCATGTGTTGCTTTAGGAACAGGCAAGGTTCTGGATCAAAGTTTCTAG
- the spoIIID gene encoding sporulation transcriptional regulator SpoIIID, producing MQEYIRKRVLDIGNYIMESSATVRQTADIFGVSKSTVHKDVTERLPLINEKLAMEVKQILESNKAERHIRGGEATRKKYQES from the coding sequence GTGCAGGAATATATCCGTAAACGGGTACTCGATATTGGGAATTATATAATGGAATCGAGCGCCACAGTGAGACAGACAGCAGATATTTTCGGAGTGAGTAAATCAACTGTCCATAAGGATGTCACGGAGAGGCTACCCCTGATCAATGAAAAGCTGGCCATGGAGGTTAAGCAAATACTGGAAAGCAATAAGGCAGAACGGCATATTCGGGGTGGTGAAGCCACTCGGAAAAAATACCAGGAGAGCTGA